A genomic window from Pagrus major chromosome 23, Pma_NU_1.0 includes:
- the adsl gene encoding adenylosuccinate lyase isoform X1 translates to MEGADEFMKYRSPLVSRYASKEMAYNFSDRKKFTTWRKLWIYLAKAEKALGLPITDEQIKEMESHEKDIDFAMAAEEERKLRHDVMAHVHTFGHCCPTAAGIIHLGATSCYVTDNTDLILLRDGFDILLPKLARVIDRLGNFAEKNANLPTLGFTHYQPAQLTTVGKRACLWLQDLTMDMRNLQRARDDLRFRGVKGTTGTQASFLQLFQGDHEKVEELDRLVTEMAAFKKCYLVSGQTYSRKVDIDSLSTLASLGATIHKICTDIRLLANLKEIEEPFEKEQIGSSAMPYKRNPMRAERCCSLARHLLALMSDPLQTASVQWLERTLDDSANRRISLPESFLTADIILSTLQNITEGLVVYPKVIERHIRQELPFMATENIIMAMVKAGGNRQDCHEKIRVLSQEAAAVVKQEGGDNDLLVRVQRDPYFAPILGQLDSILDPKTFIGRAPQQVARFLSEEVRPLLEPYKMKMDVKIELEL, encoded by the exons ATGGAGGGAGCCGACGAGTTCATGAAGTACCGCTCACCGCTGGTGTCCAGGTATGCTAGCAAGGAAATGGCGTACAACTTCAGTGACAGGAAGAAATTCACAACCTGGAGGAAGCTGTGGATCTACCTGGCTAAGGCTGAGAAG GCTTTGGGTCTGCCCATCACAGACGAACAGATTAAGGAGATGGAGAGCCACGAAAAGGACATCGACTTCGCCATGGCGGCCGAAGAGGAGCGCAAGCTCAGGCACGACGTCATGGCCCACGTCCACACGTTCGGACACTGCTGCCCCACCGCTGCTGGAATCATCCACCTCGGCGCCACCTCCTGCTACGTCACAGACAATACT GATCTGATTTTGCTGCGTGATGGATTTGACATTCTCTTGCCTAAG CTGGCCAGAGTCATTGACAGACTGGGAAACTTTGCAGAGAAGAACGCTAACCTCCCCACGCTTGGCTTCACACACTACCA GCCCGCCCAGTTAACCACGGTGGGGAAGCGCGCATGTCTGTGGCTGCAGGACTTGACCATGGACATGCGCAACCTGCAGCGAGCCCGCGACGACTTGCGTTTCCGGGGAGTCAAGGGGACCACCGGCACCCAGGCTAGCTTCCTGCAGCTCTTTCAGGGCGACCACGAGAAG GTGGAAGAGCTCGACAGACTGGTGACAGAGATGGCTGCCTTCAAAAA ATGCTACCTCGTGTCTGGACAGACCTACAGTCGTAAGGTGGACATAGACTCTCTGTCCACCCTGGCCAGTTTGGGAGCTACTATTCACAAG atCTGCACGGACATCCGCCTGCTCGCCAACCTGAAGGAGATCGAGGAGCCTTTTGAGAAAGAGCAGATTG GTTCCAGTGCCATGCCCTACAAGAGGAACCCCATGCGTGCGGAGCGCTGCTGCAGCTTGGCCCGACATCTGTTGGCGCTGATGTCCGACCCGCTGCAGACGGCCTCGGTGCAGTGGCTGGAGAGGACGCTGGACGATAGCGCCAACag GAGGATCTCCCTGCCCGAGTCCTTCCTGACGGCAGACATCATCCTCAGCACCCTGCAGAACATCACAGAGGGACTGGTGGTTTACCCCAAAGTCATAGAGAGGCACATCCGCCAAGAGCTGCCCTTCATGGCCACGGAGAACATCATCATGGCCATGGTGAAGGCTGGAGGGAACAGACAG GACTGCCATGAGAAGATCCGCGTTCTGTCCCAGGAGGCAGCAGCTGTTGTCAAACAGGAGGGCGGTGACAACGACCTGCTGGTCAGAGTCCAGCGGGACCCCTACTTCGCCCCCATTCTGGGCCAGCTGGACAGCATACTGGACCCCAAGACCTTTATAGGTCGTGCTCCCCAGCAG GTGGCCAGGTTCCTGTCTGAAGAAGTCCGTCCCCTGCTGGAGCCTTACAAGATGAAGATGGATGTGAAGATTGAGCTCGAGctctaa
- the adsl gene encoding adenylosuccinate lyase isoform X2 — protein sequence MESHEKDIDFAMAAEEERKLRHDVMAHVHTFGHCCPTAAGIIHLGATSCYVTDNTDLILLRDGFDILLPKLARVIDRLGNFAEKNANLPTLGFTHYQPAQLTTVGKRACLWLQDLTMDMRNLQRARDDLRFRGVKGTTGTQASFLQLFQGDHEKVEELDRLVTEMAAFKKCYLVSGQTYSRKVDIDSLSTLASLGATIHKICTDIRLLANLKEIEEPFEKEQIGSSAMPYKRNPMRAERCCSLARHLLALMSDPLQTASVQWLERTLDDSANRRISLPESFLTADIILSTLQNITEGLVVYPKVIERHIRQELPFMATENIIMAMVKAGGNRQDCHEKIRVLSQEAAAVVKQEGGDNDLLVRVQRDPYFAPILGQLDSILDPKTFIGRAPQQVARFLSEEVRPLLEPYKMKMDVKIELEL from the exons ATGGAGAGCCACGAAAAGGACATCGACTTCGCCATGGCGGCCGAAGAGGAGCGCAAGCTCAGGCACGACGTCATGGCCCACGTCCACACGTTCGGACACTGCTGCCCCACCGCTGCTGGAATCATCCACCTCGGCGCCACCTCCTGCTACGTCACAGACAATACT GATCTGATTTTGCTGCGTGATGGATTTGACATTCTCTTGCCTAAG CTGGCCAGAGTCATTGACAGACTGGGAAACTTTGCAGAGAAGAACGCTAACCTCCCCACGCTTGGCTTCACACACTACCA GCCCGCCCAGTTAACCACGGTGGGGAAGCGCGCATGTCTGTGGCTGCAGGACTTGACCATGGACATGCGCAACCTGCAGCGAGCCCGCGACGACTTGCGTTTCCGGGGAGTCAAGGGGACCACCGGCACCCAGGCTAGCTTCCTGCAGCTCTTTCAGGGCGACCACGAGAAG GTGGAAGAGCTCGACAGACTGGTGACAGAGATGGCTGCCTTCAAAAA ATGCTACCTCGTGTCTGGACAGACCTACAGTCGTAAGGTGGACATAGACTCTCTGTCCACCCTGGCCAGTTTGGGAGCTACTATTCACAAG atCTGCACGGACATCCGCCTGCTCGCCAACCTGAAGGAGATCGAGGAGCCTTTTGAGAAAGAGCAGATTG GTTCCAGTGCCATGCCCTACAAGAGGAACCCCATGCGTGCGGAGCGCTGCTGCAGCTTGGCCCGACATCTGTTGGCGCTGATGTCCGACCCGCTGCAGACGGCCTCGGTGCAGTGGCTGGAGAGGACGCTGGACGATAGCGCCAACag GAGGATCTCCCTGCCCGAGTCCTTCCTGACGGCAGACATCATCCTCAGCACCCTGCAGAACATCACAGAGGGACTGGTGGTTTACCCCAAAGTCATAGAGAGGCACATCCGCCAAGAGCTGCCCTTCATGGCCACGGAGAACATCATCATGGCCATGGTGAAGGCTGGAGGGAACAGACAG GACTGCCATGAGAAGATCCGCGTTCTGTCCCAGGAGGCAGCAGCTGTTGTCAAACAGGAGGGCGGTGACAACGACCTGCTGGTCAGAGTCCAGCGGGACCCCTACTTCGCCCCCATTCTGGGCCAGCTGGACAGCATACTGGACCCCAAGACCTTTATAGGTCGTGCTCCCCAGCAG GTGGCCAGGTTCCTGTCTGAAGAAGTCCGTCCCCTGCTGGAGCCTTACAAGATGAAGATGGATGTGAAGATTGAGCTCGAGctctaa
- the tmem150b gene encoding modulator of macroautophagy TMEM150B: MWLWALLPVCLALFGTVGIWTVFAVAVTNGSVNLTEGVPYISECGTYTPQSCLFSQICNICSLLALWVVLIRFQQVKDFGNHGKANIASIVLGFISSAGISVLGNFQQSVLKSVHLLGALLAFFLGLAYFWVQLYLTYRAQPSKDRCYVGPVRATCCILCTITVILMAVFHNIGYPSAAAMCEWILVMLFFCLFGLFAAEFRHIDCHQLTVQKEALENDHRPSTILVNTSVTNTPT; this comes from the exons ATGTGGCTGTGGGCTTTACTCCCCGTCTGCCTGGCTCTCTTTGGTACTGTAGGCATCTGGACTGT GTTTGCTGTCGCTGTAACAAACGGATCAGTCAACCTCACAGAAGGAGTCCCTTACATCAG TGAATGTGGCACCTACACCCCTCAGAGCTGCCTCTTCTCCCAGATCTGCAACATCTGCTCGCTTTTAG CTCTGTGGGTTGTGCTGATCCGTTTCCAGCAGGTTAAGGATTTTGGTAACCATGGAAAGGCAAACATTGCCAGCATTGTTTTGGGATTCATCTCCTCGGCAGGAATCTCTGTCCTCGGAAACTTCCAG CAATCAGTGTTGAAGAGTGTTCACCTGTTGGGAGCGTTGCTGGCTTTCTTCCTCGGCCTGGCCTACTTCTGGGTGCAGCTGTATCTAACTTATCGGGCTCAGCCGTCGAAGGACCGATGCTACGTTGGGCCCGTCAGGGCGACCTGCTGCATCCTCTGCACCATCACGGTTATCCTCA tgGCCGTTTTCCACAACATAGGCTATCCCTCTGCAGCTGCCATGTGTGAGTGGATCTTGGTCATGTTGTTCTTCTGCCTGTTTGGCCTTTTCGCAGCTGAGTTCAGACACATCGACTGCCACCAGCTCACTGTACAGAAAGAAGCTCTTGAAAATGACCACAGGCCCTCGACAATATTAGTCAATACTTCTGTTACAAATACACCTACCTGA